From the Actinopolymorpha singaporensis genome, the window GAGGACGTCGTACAGACTGCTGGAGTGTCCTCGCTGCGCGAGGTTGCTGCCAGAGCCCTGCCAGGGGCTGACTGTCATCGCTGTCATCTTCCTTCTGTGACGGGGTTTCGGTGGTCGGGGAACGGATCCACATGGGCCGGGAACGGCGACAGCTCCGGCTTGTTCCGCCGGCGGCCGGCCACGAACTCGGTGAGTTCGCCGACCTGTTGTTCCAGCGCCATCAGGGACCGGCCGAGTCGCTCCACCTGGGTCGAGGTCAGTTCGCCGGCATCCATGCGCCGCAGTGCCTGACGCTCGAGCAGTTGGCGGACCAGGTCGACCACGAACACCACCAGTCCGGCGACGCCCGCTTCCCGGTCTCCTTCTTCCGGACCCGCGCCGGGCAGCTCCGCCGACGTACGGACCGGTGGTGGTGCGGGGCGCATGCCTGCGCTCGGCCGGCACGCCGAGCCGGTGCGTGACGGTTCGGCGTTCGCTTGTTCGGTGTTCGGCTGTTCGGTGTTCGGTCGTTCGGTGCGCGGTACGGGTGCGGGTGCGGGCCGGGCGTCGACCGGCTTCGACGGGCTCACCCCGGCTGGCACCTGCGCCGACTGCGAGCGCTCGGCAGCACTGCGCTCGGCAGCGCGTTCGAGGGTGTGCACAGAGGCCAGCAGCAGGCGCAGATCGAGCCGAACGAGATCCACGTCGGCGAGGGTGATCAACACGCTCCCGTCGACGCAGGCCCCGGTGTCCAGCAACCGGTCGAGCACGTCGACCAGCGAGCCGTCATCGAGTGCCAGGCGGCGTTCGCTGCCGCTCATCTCGGAGCTCCCGTGGTCGGCGAGGAGGACGCCCGCGACCGGCTCGTGTCGGTCGGCATCCGGACGAAGTGGTACGGCGGCCACGGCCCGGAGACCTCCACCCGAAGGCCGTCGTCGGCGTACTGCCGCGCCACGTCCCGCAGGTTGGCGTCGAACTCGTCCTGCCGGGGGTGGGAGACGAGGTAAACGGCGTCGAACGCCAGGTCGGTGCGGCCGGCGGTCTGGCCAGTGGAATGCCCAGTGGAATGCCCGGTGGTCTGCCCGGTCGAGGGTCCTACCCGGGCCGAGGCCCGGACGACCACGTCGCGGGCCTGACCGGCCAGCGCGTCCTCCAGCGCGGCGGCGACGGCACCGCGAAGCCGGCCGGCAGCCTCACGGGCCGCGGCCGCCTCCCGGCGGCGAACCATCCAGGTGGTCCCGGTCGCCGGCTCGTCCAGGTAGGCGGGTACCTGCTCCGCGCGGTCCGCGGGGGACTCGACGTACGCCTTCACACCCCACTCGCTCGCCCCGTCGAGCCGGTCCAGCTCCGCGGCCAGCCGGCCGGCGTCTGTCAACGCGATCTTGCGGGCGTCGTCGCTGCTGGGGTAGAGGGCACCGAACCGGAACGGCAGGACGGTCCTGTCCCTGGCCAGATCCTCCACCACCCGCTCATGTGCGGCCACAGCCGCACGCAGCCAGCCGTGGGCACTCAGGTCGGGATCCTGGTCGCTGGCCCGGAACCCGGCAAGGGGAACCTCCGAGGCCGCTACGGCCAGGTCGCCGGCGTCGAGGAGCTCGACGGAGGCGCCCTCCACTCCTGCTGGGAGCTCAGCCGGAGCGGGCAGGGACCGGCCCGCGGGGAGGTCGACCCTGCGCAGGATCGCGTACACGTACCACGCCGTCTCGGCGGGCGCCTCACCCTCGGCGGGCGCCCCACCCTCGGCGCCCACCTGCCCCTCGGTGGGCCCCTGGCCCTCGACGGGCGCCTGGCCCTCGACGGACGGCTGGAGGTCGGTGGGGGCCGGCCGGGCACGAGGCACCAGACCGGGTTCGAACCCGGCCGTCGGCTCCTCCGGTGGGAACGGTTCCACACCGAGCACCGAACGCACCGCCTGGCGATAGCGCTCGGCGAGCTGGTCGACGAGTTCGTCGCGCACCAGAGCACGAGCACGCTCCGAAGCCTCGTCGACCAGCGAGGTCACCTCGTCGGGCGTCGGCCGGTCGGCAAGCAGGTTCCGTGCTGCGGCACTCATCGCCGGGCCTCGCTCTCGGTGGAGGTGGACCCGACGGCGTGCTCGGGCTGCCGCTCGCCGGACCCCACCTCGCCGGCAGGAAGCTCGGCGGCCTTCATCCGGTCCTCCATCTGCTCGATGCGCTCGCGGAGTTCGCGGTTCTCCTGCTCCAGGCGGGAGTTGCCGGTCAGGAACGGGTCGGAGGACCACCAGTCGATTCCCATGTCGCGCGCGGTGTCGACCGAGGCGATGAGCAGCCGTACTTTCAGGGTGAGGAGTTCGATGTCGAGAATGTTCACCTGAATGTCGCCGGCGATCACCACGCCTTTGTCCAGAACGCGTTCGAGAATGTCGGCGAGAGAGTCACTGGACCTGGACACGGGAGTAACCCCCGTCGTCCGGTACTGGGGGTACTGGGCGTTCTGCCGCCGCGCGGTCACATCTCACCTGCCTGGTTACGCGGGTACCTCCGCTGCCGTCGATACGACATGATGTTTCCGGCCGAGTCGGTGTGGGTTTCGTAGCTCGCCAGGATGCTGGTGGTGTCCGGAACGCGGGGAACTTCGATGATCTCCACCTGGAAGACCCAGCCGTCGCCGTCGGCCTCCAACCGGGAAACCCCGGCCGCCTCGCAGTTGGTGAGGGCGGACAGTTGTTCCATGGCGGTTCGCGAAACCTGCATCGGATTCATCCCGCTCCGCTCCGTCAGGTCCCGTTCGCGTCGCTCACCACGGTCGTCACGTTCGGCTCGGTCGGCACGGTCGGCACGGCTGGTTCGTCCGGCGCGCTCGGGCCGGCCGTCGCCACGAGTACGCCGGGAAGCACGATCACCGCCACGCCTGCGTTCGTCGGTCATTCGTGAATTTCTCTTCCTTGCGCCTGATCCGCCGCCGCGGTGACGCATGATCCTTCACGTCCCAGGTGCGCGATGCTGATTTCGGTGTCGATACGCTTTCGATCCTCGCGCCGGTCCTCGCGGATCCCTACTGCCACGCTACGCAGTGACCACCGAAGAGACGAGGTTGTCGGCGTTCGGTGTTCCGCCTTTCGGCAAAGCGAAATCGGCGTCATGTCGAGTGATGTCGGCCGAAGAATTTCGAAAGCCGACGAGCGCGCTGTCGTGGCCCAACCGGCATCTGCCGGTGCCGGTCAGCCAGGTGCGGCCAGCGGCGCGCGGCCCGGCCCTGATCGTCTTGACAGGGTTCGGGCGGCGACCATAGTTTCGCGGAGATCCGCACGAAGACGCAGGCAGCGGACGACGACCCAGGTGACCACCGAAGTTCCGGAAGCGCCGCTCCGATGAAGCCGAAGCGCGGGCCTTCCGGAGCGGAGAGGCAGTGCGCGGATGACCGCGGAGAC encodes:
- the gvpJ gene encoding gas vesicle protein GvpJ, producing the protein MSGSERRLALDDGSLVDVLDRLLDTGACVDGSVLITLADVDLVRLDLRLLLASVHTLERAAERSAAERSQSAQVPAGVSPSKPVDARPAPAPVPRTERPNTEQPNTEQANAEPSRTGSACRPSAGMRPAPPPVRTSAELPGAGPEEGDREAGVAGLVVFVVDLVRQLLERQALRRMDAGELTSTQVERLGRSLMALEQQVGELTEFVAGRRRNKPELSPFPAHVDPFPDHRNPVTEGR
- a CDS encoding GvpL/GvpF family gas vesicle protein, producing the protein MSAAARNLLADRPTPDEVTSLVDEASERARALVRDELVDQLAERYRQAVRSVLGVEPFPPEEPTAGFEPGLVPRARPAPTDLQPSVEGQAPVEGQGPTEGQVGAEGGAPAEGEAPAETAWYVYAILRRVDLPAGRSLPAPAELPAGVEGASVELLDAGDLAVAASEVPLAGFRASDQDPDLSAHGWLRAAVAAHERVVEDLARDRTVLPFRFGALYPSSDDARKIALTDAGRLAAELDRLDGASEWGVKAYVESPADRAEQVPAYLDEPATGTTWMVRRREAAAAREAAGRLRGAVAAALEDALAGQARDVVVRASARVGPSTGQTTGHSTGHSTGQTAGRTDLAFDAVYLVSHPRQDEFDANLRDVARQYADDGLRVEVSGPWPPYHFVRMPTDTSRSRASSSPTTGAPR
- a CDS encoding gas vesicle protein encodes the protein MQVSRTAMEQLSALTNCEAAGVSRLEADGDGWVFQVEIIEVPRVPDTTSILASYETHTDSAGNIMSYRRQRRYPRNQAGEM